In Eubalaena glacialis isolate mEubGla1 chromosome 4, mEubGla1.1.hap2.+ XY, whole genome shotgun sequence, one DNA window encodes the following:
- the LOC133089721 gene encoding zinc finger protein 706-like → MARGQQKIQSQQKNAKKQAGQKKKQGHDQKAAAKAALIYTCTICKTQMPDPKTFKQYFESKHPKTPLPPELVDIQA, encoded by the coding sequence ATGGCTCGTGGACAGCAGAAGATTCAGTCTCAGCAGAAAAATGCCAAAAAGCAAGCtggacaaaagaagaaacaaggaCATGACCAAAAGGCTGCTGCCAAAGCTGCCTTAATATATACCTGCACTATCTGTAAGACACAAATGCCAGACCCTAAGACCTTCAAGCAGTACTTTGAGAGCAAGCATCCTAAGACTCCACTTCCTCCAGAATTAGTTGATATTCAGGCATAA